Proteins encoded by one window of Kribbella italica:
- the nhaA gene encoding Na+/H+ antiporter NhaA — protein sequence MSDFTSRLTGRSGWTRGVAAPMRSFLRTEAGSSGVLAAAIVLALLWANLMPDSYTSFWHTDFSLKLGEEELSLDLREWINSGLMTLFFLVVGLEARREFDLGDLRERSRFVLPVVAGVAGMLLPVLVFVAFNAGGEGAHGWGVAMSTDTALALGLLALVGRGVPDRVRVFLLTVFVVDDLIALLVIAVVYSENIAMMPLLAAIVAFGVIFALSLAGVRNPSYYVILGILTWAALLTSGVDPVVAGLAIGLTAPAYSPGRDDLEQASGLFRLFREQPTPELARSATLGLTSTLSPNDRLQHFYHPWTSYLIVPLFGLANAGISIDLDFLAQAYTSPITLGIIFGYTFGKPIAVTVSSWALARFTKGRVRPLVGWVGVLGSGTIAGIGFTVSLLIATIAFEGDALAEAKVGLLSTLVIASVVTWTVFRLAKLLSPPKKAAALLGDAEQLIDLVDAVDQHCDHVRGPEDASVTLVEYGDFECPYCGLAETVVRELVKDNDLRYVWRHLPLTDVHPRAQIAAEVAEAAAAQGKFWEMHDLLLANQDKLQPADLMSYAQQLGLDDDRLHDEVKRHVAAGRVARDVETADLSGVSGTPTFFINGQRHYGAYDIETLTKAIKTARARAMVAARNGRNS from the coding sequence ATGTCCGATTTCACCTCACGGCTGACCGGGCGCTCGGGCTGGACCCGCGGGGTCGCGGCGCCGATGCGGTCGTTCCTGCGGACCGAGGCGGGCAGCTCCGGCGTGCTCGCGGCGGCGATCGTGCTCGCGCTGCTCTGGGCGAACCTGATGCCCGACTCGTACACGAGCTTCTGGCACACCGACTTCTCGCTGAAGCTCGGCGAGGAGGAGCTCAGCCTCGACCTGCGCGAGTGGATCAACAGCGGGCTGATGACGCTGTTCTTCCTCGTCGTCGGGCTGGAGGCGCGGCGCGAGTTCGACCTCGGCGACCTGCGCGAGCGGAGCCGGTTCGTGCTGCCGGTCGTCGCCGGCGTCGCGGGGATGCTCCTGCCGGTCCTGGTCTTCGTCGCCTTCAACGCCGGCGGTGAGGGCGCGCACGGCTGGGGTGTCGCGATGTCCACCGACACCGCGCTCGCGCTCGGGCTGCTGGCGCTCGTCGGGCGCGGCGTACCGGACCGGGTCCGGGTGTTCCTGCTGACCGTCTTCGTGGTCGACGACCTGATCGCGCTGCTGGTGATCGCGGTCGTCTACAGCGAGAACATCGCGATGATGCCGTTGCTGGCGGCAATTGTTGCCTTCGGCGTCATCTTCGCGCTGTCGCTGGCCGGCGTCCGGAACCCGTCGTACTACGTGATTCTCGGCATCCTCACCTGGGCGGCGCTGCTGACCTCAGGGGTCGATCCGGTGGTCGCAGGTCTCGCGATCGGGCTGACCGCGCCGGCGTACTCGCCCGGTCGTGACGACCTGGAGCAAGCCAGCGGCCTGTTCCGGTTGTTCCGCGAGCAGCCGACGCCGGAGCTGGCGCGCAGCGCGACCCTCGGGCTGACCTCGACGCTGTCGCCGAACGACCGGCTCCAGCACTTCTACCACCCGTGGACCAGTTACCTGATCGTCCCGCTGTTCGGCCTGGCCAACGCGGGCATCAGCATCGACCTGGACTTCCTGGCCCAGGCCTACACCTCGCCGATCACGCTCGGCATCATCTTCGGGTACACCTTCGGCAAGCCGATCGCGGTCACGGTCAGCTCGTGGGCCTTGGCCCGCTTCACCAAGGGCCGGGTCAGGCCGCTGGTCGGCTGGGTCGGCGTGCTCGGCAGCGGCACGATCGCCGGCATCGGGTTCACCGTGTCGTTGCTGATCGCAACGATCGCGTTCGAGGGCGACGCGCTGGCCGAGGCGAAGGTCGGCCTGCTGTCCACGCTGGTGATCGCCTCGGTGGTGACCTGGACGGTGTTCCGGCTGGCGAAGCTGCTCTCCCCGCCGAAGAAGGCGGCCGCGCTGCTGGGTGACGCCGAGCAGCTGATCGACCTCGTCGACGCCGTCGACCAGCACTGCGACCACGTCCGTGGCCCGGAGGACGCGTCGGTGACGCTGGTCGAGTACGGCGACTTCGAGTGCCCGTACTGCGGGCTCGCGGAGACCGTGGTCCGGGAATTGGTGAAGGACAACGACCTGCGCTACGTCTGGCGGCACCTGCCGCTGACCGACGTCCATCCGCGCGCGCAGATCGCGGCCGAGGTCGCCGAGGCGGCCGCGGCGCAGGGCAAGTTCTGGGAGATGCACGACCTGTTGCTGGCCAACCAGGACAAGCTCCAGCCGGCCGACCTGATGAGCTACGCCCAGCAGCTCGGCCTGGACGACGACCGCCTCCACGACGAGGTCAAGCGCCACGTCGCGGCCGGACGGGTCGCGCGGGACGTCGAGACCGCCGACCTGAGCGGCGTGTCCGGCACCCCGACGTTCTTCATCAACGGGCAGCGGCACTACGGCGCGTACGACATCGAGACGCTGACCAAGGCGATCAAGACCGCCCGCGCCCGGGCAATGGTCGCCGCCCGCAATGGCAGGAATTCGTAG
- a CDS encoding FAD-dependent oxidoreductase, giving the protein MRIIVVGGGIGGLALGAGLRRAGHEVVVYDRDTDAAATGGYQITLDEQAQTALSGLVGPEVMRRLRASASALCRRERDTLWDRRGRVIGYGPELRDSVSLDVDRITLRLLLAEAVGADLRLGHTVAGLDKDGVRVRFADGTSDSADLIVGADGAHSVVAQELAGARTNQPAGLIGFCGRTRRADLSAGEQERLGLRSSMGVGPHGAALYVGYLDPVGFAVLNEPELRMSVTTGPTYIWGAMFPESSRTAALRDLRGRELQTALAGRFREHHWSEQTLEVIARSDPASVAAFRFNAASTRAADLAPWRAGRITALGDAVHATPPTAGMGAGTAIRDAADLVQQLAGDNLLDAVAAYESGLRERGAEVLTLAMKTVRLILATDTPLGAAATSAVTPLLAAATRLRR; this is encoded by the coding sequence ATGCGAATCATTGTGGTGGGTGGAGGAATCGGTGGGCTGGCCCTGGGCGCCGGCTTGCGTCGGGCCGGGCACGAGGTGGTGGTGTACGACCGGGACACCGACGCGGCGGCGACGGGTGGGTATCAGATCACGCTCGACGAGCAGGCCCAGACGGCACTGTCCGGTCTGGTCGGGCCCGAGGTCATGCGCCGGTTGCGCGCGTCGGCCTCAGCGCTGTGCAGGCGGGAGCGGGACACGTTGTGGGACCGCCGCGGCCGGGTGATCGGCTACGGGCCGGAGTTGCGCGACAGCGTGAGTCTCGACGTCGATCGAATCACGTTGCGGCTGCTGCTGGCCGAGGCTGTTGGTGCCGATCTGCGTCTTGGCCACACCGTCGCCGGTCTCGACAAGGATGGTGTTCGGGTCCGGTTCGCCGACGGTACGTCGGACTCGGCGGACCTGATCGTCGGTGCTGACGGGGCCCACTCGGTCGTCGCCCAAGAGCTGGCCGGCGCGCGGACCAACCAGCCGGCCGGGCTCATCGGCTTCTGCGGGCGAACCCGGCGCGCCGACCTGAGCGCAGGCGAGCAGGAGCGGCTCGGGCTGCGGTCGTCGATGGGCGTCGGACCACACGGTGCCGCGCTGTACGTCGGCTACCTAGACCCGGTCGGGTTCGCCGTCCTGAACGAACCCGAGCTGCGGATGTCGGTCACCACCGGACCGACGTACATCTGGGGTGCCATGTTCCCCGAGTCCAGCCGGACCGCTGCGCTGCGGGATCTTCGCGGTCGCGAACTGCAGACCGCGCTGGCCGGTCGCTTCCGCGAGCACCACTGGTCGGAGCAGACGCTGGAGGTGATCGCCCGGTCCGATCCGGCGAGCGTGGCGGCCTTCCGGTTCAACGCCGCCTCCACCCGGGCCGCGGACCTGGCGCCCTGGCGGGCCGGCCGGATCACCGCGCTGGGCGACGCCGTTCATGCCACTCCGCCGACCGCCGGGATGGGCGCGGGCACGGCCATCCGGGACGCCGCCGACCTCGTCCAGCAGCTCGCCGGCGACAACCTTCTCGACGCCGTCGCGGCGTACGAGAGCGGTCTGCGCGAGCGCGGTGCCGAAGTACTCACCCTGGCCATGAAGACCGTTCGTCTCATCTTGGCGACCGACACCCCTCTCGGCGCGGCCGCGACCAGCGCGGTCACTCCCTTGCTGGCTGCGGCGACCAGGCTTCGCCGCTGA
- a CDS encoding DUF1348 family protein: MTDRPPLPPFTEATAIQKVRAAENGWNGRDPEAVSLAYSEDTTWRNRDTFVTGRAEVVAFLAQKWERELDYRLIKELWSYTADRIAVRFVYECRDAAGQWYRSHGNENWEFDEHGLMRVRKASINDQLITEADRLFHWDAPGPRPDDHPGLTELGL, encoded by the coding sequence ATGACCGATCGTCCGCCACTGCCGCCGTTCACGGAGGCGACCGCGATCCAGAAGGTGCGCGCCGCCGAGAACGGCTGGAACGGCCGCGACCCGGAGGCGGTCTCGCTGGCCTACAGCGAGGACACCACCTGGCGGAACCGCGACACCTTCGTCACCGGTCGCGCCGAGGTGGTCGCGTTCCTGGCCCAGAAGTGGGAGCGCGAGCTGGACTACCGGCTGATCAAGGAGCTGTGGTCCTACACCGCGGACCGGATCGCCGTGCGGTTCGTGTACGAGTGCCGCGACGCCGCGGGCCAGTGGTACCGCTCGCACGGCAACGAGAACTGGGAGTTCGACGAGCACGGCCTGATGCGGGTCCGCAAGGCCAGCATCAACGACCAGCTGATCACCGAGGCCGACCGGCTCTTCCACTGGGACGCCCCCGGCCCACGCCCCGACGACCACCCGGGATTGACCGAGCTGGGCTTGTAG
- a CDS encoding tetratricopeptide repeat protein, which yields MVAVSKELTPELAATIEQAFARRNRANMAPTIAFFEDLLREHPNNPYVLYEVGGSYDTDGQEERAIVYYERALPGLTGDTLRRCLLQYGSTLRNLGRFDESLEVFTKACQEFPESDSLRVFKALTLHAAGRKDKALASLLLVIADRVDTAEIKRYEAAIRGNADYLSSH from the coding sequence ATGGTTGCCGTGAGTAAAGAGCTGACGCCGGAGCTGGCGGCGACCATCGAGCAAGCGTTCGCACGGCGGAACCGGGCGAACATGGCACCGACGATCGCGTTCTTCGAGGACCTGCTGCGCGAGCACCCGAACAACCCGTACGTGCTGTACGAGGTCGGCGGGTCGTACGACACCGACGGCCAGGAGGAGCGCGCGATCGTGTACTACGAACGCGCGCTGCCCGGCCTGACCGGCGACACCTTACGCCGCTGCCTGCTGCAGTACGGCAGCACCCTGCGCAACCTCGGCCGGTTCGACGAGTCGCTGGAGGTCTTCACCAAGGCCTGCCAGGAGTTCCCGGAGTCGGACTCGCTGCGGGTCTTCAAGGCCCTCACGCTCCACGCGGCCGGCCGCAAGGACAAGGCGCTCGCCTCGCTCCTGCTGGTGATCGCCGACCGCGTCGACACCGCGGAGATCAAGCGGTACGAGGCCGCCATCCGCGGCAATGCGGACTATCTGTCCTCACACTGA
- a CDS encoding GAF and ANTAR domain-containing protein, with protein MAEFDPAVPTSADAFARLAIELHDAPGVEETIDAVVQFALQALNCTYAGIALHRRGSRPEIAAVTDPVVAEVYDLQIDDEDGPLVTALREHTNVLIRDTTTDTRWPRWAAKVAQLGVRSVLDVPLTTGGGSSASVGVLGLYSPRPDAFGPDDEAIAQILARHASIAVATARHEETMAQAVDARKLVGQAMGILMERFDVDGDRAFAILKRYSQDTNTKLRDVAQQLIDTRKLPH; from the coding sequence ATGGCCGAGTTCGACCCCGCCGTGCCGACGTCGGCCGACGCGTTCGCCCGGCTGGCGATCGAGCTGCACGACGCGCCCGGGGTCGAGGAGACGATCGACGCGGTCGTCCAGTTCGCGCTGCAGGCCCTGAACTGCACGTACGCCGGGATCGCGCTGCACCGGCGGGGTTCCCGGCCGGAGATCGCGGCGGTCACCGATCCGGTGGTCGCCGAGGTGTACGACCTGCAGATCGACGACGAGGACGGCCCGCTGGTCACCGCGTTGCGTGAGCACACGAACGTGCTGATCCGCGACACGACCACCGACACCCGCTGGCCCCGGTGGGCCGCCAAGGTCGCCCAGCTCGGCGTCCGCTCGGTGCTCGACGTTCCCCTCACCACCGGCGGCGGCAGCTCGGCGTCGGTCGGCGTACTGGGTCTCTACAGCCCTCGGCCCGACGCCTTCGGCCCCGACGACGAGGCGATCGCCCAGATCCTCGCCCGGCACGCCTCCATCGCCGTCGCCACCGCCCGGCACGAGGAGACGATGGCGCAGGCGGTCGACGCCCGCAAACTCGTCGGCCAGGCGATGGGCATCCTGATGGAACGCTTCGACGTCGACGGCGACCGGGCCTTCGCCATCCTCAAGCGCTACTCGCAGGACACCAACACCAAACTCCGCGACGTCGCCCAGCAGCTGATCGACACCCGCAAACTCCCCCACTAG
- a CDS encoding rhodanese-like domain-containing protein, whose translation MSAVLQIPPAPSPAAVQHFAARLAFETDCSDVATDIGAGVSGWMLIDTRSQESWDQGHVPGAIHLPTREIQDHAAAVVPAGMPVVTYCWGPGCNGATRAALEFAKLGHPVKEMLGGFEYWTREGLPVETAQGTSRQAVDPLVAPRGVACAC comes from the coding sequence ATGTCAGCAGTCCTCCAGATCCCGCCGGCGCCGTCGCCGGCCGCCGTCCAGCACTTCGCCGCCCGGCTCGCCTTCGAGACCGACTGCTCCGACGTCGCCACCGACATCGGCGCCGGGGTTAGCGGCTGGATGCTGATCGACACCCGCAGCCAGGAGAGCTGGGACCAGGGCCACGTACCCGGCGCGATTCACCTGCCCACGCGGGAGATCCAGGACCACGCGGCGGCCGTCGTACCGGCCGGCATGCCTGTCGTCACGTACTGCTGGGGGCCCGGCTGCAACGGCGCGACCAGGGCCGCGCTGGAGTTCGCGAAGCTCGGGCACCCGGTGAAGGAGATGCTCGGCGGCTTCGAGTACTGGACCCGCGAGGGACTGCCGGTGGAAACCGCTCAGGGAACCAGCCGCCAGGCGGTCGACCCCTTGGTCGCACCGCGCGGAGTCGCCTGCGCCTGCTGA
- a CDS encoding ROK family transcriptional regulator, with product MEILLDGPLSRAELSRRVGLSPGSLTRITKPMLESGLLVEVAGGPTDPRVGRPSQPLDIVPSAHHFVGIKLTGDQAVGVLTTLRAEVIASAELPLPDHGPTAVAATVAELTKTLAAHRDGELSGLGISLGGQVVGKSKVRSGSFLNWYDVPLGQLMSAHTDVPVVVANDLTALTEATHWFGAGRGAARFSLITIGAGIGYGLVVHGKIVDSPESSLGLIGHHPLLPDGPRCERGHIGCATTLLTTEAVVTQVGEALGHEVTYDECLDLAIKGDPAARHVVDRAGFALGRLVATAANFTLPDRVVLGGEGVRLVDVAHDALLEGLHLDRHPESVDPPIVLLDASFDEWARGAAVIAIQTFVLGS from the coding sequence TTGGAGATCTTGCTGGACGGGCCGTTGTCGCGGGCGGAGTTGTCGCGGCGGGTGGGGTTGTCGCCGGGGAGTCTGACGCGGATCACCAAGCCGATGCTCGAGTCGGGGCTGCTGGTCGAGGTAGCAGGCGGGCCAACGGATCCGCGGGTGGGGCGCCCTTCGCAGCCGCTGGACATCGTGCCGTCGGCCCATCACTTCGTGGGGATCAAGCTGACCGGCGACCAGGCGGTCGGCGTACTGACGACCCTGCGGGCCGAGGTGATCGCCTCGGCCGAGCTACCGTTGCCTGATCACGGTCCGACGGCCGTCGCGGCGACGGTGGCCGAGCTGACCAAGACGCTGGCCGCGCACCGGGACGGCGAGCTGAGCGGCCTCGGGATCTCGCTCGGCGGACAGGTCGTCGGCAAGAGCAAGGTCCGTTCCGGCTCCTTCCTCAACTGGTACGACGTACCGCTCGGCCAACTGATGAGCGCGCACACCGACGTCCCCGTGGTCGTCGCCAACGACCTCACCGCGTTGACCGAGGCGACACACTGGTTCGGCGCGGGCCGCGGCGCGGCGCGGTTCAGCCTGATCACCATCGGCGCCGGCATCGGCTACGGCCTGGTCGTGCACGGCAAGATCGTCGACAGCCCGGAGTCCAGCCTCGGGCTGATCGGCCATCACCCACTGCTCCCCGACGGCCCCCGCTGCGAACGTGGCCACATCGGCTGCGCCACCACCCTGCTCACCACCGAGGCCGTCGTCACCCAGGTCGGCGAAGCACTCGGCCACGAGGTCACGTACGACGAGTGCCTGGACCTCGCGATCAAAGGCGACCCCGCCGCCCGCCACGTCGTCGACCGCGCCGGTTTCGCCCTCGGCCGCCTGGTCGCGACCGCCGCCAACTTCACCCTGCCCGACCGCGTCGTGCTCGGCGGCGAGGGCGTGCGGCTGGTCGACGTCGCCCACGACGCGCTGCTCGAAGGCCTGCACCTCGACCGGCACCCGGAGTCGGTCGATCCCCCGATCGTGCTGCTCGACGCCAGCTTCGACGAGTGGGCCCGCGGCGCCGCCGTGATCGCCATCCAGACCTTCGTCCTCGGCAGCTGA
- a CDS encoding WYL domain-containing protein, whose amino-acid sequence MATTPVRLSQRATPDGGYLLGTGHTLPPLLFDHEQALAVAVALQTAPSTTYGLQDDTARALATVTQAMPLTLRAAMESLRLTRLQNYWEFPAPPIDSAALSVIGTAVRFRHLLLAEFLHPDGTRPDFAPVHRLEPHHLVVWAGRWYVVAYDLTVSRWRVHRIDRLHPRPTTTPFGPRVLPGEDLTEFVTSSHDRGDHAADWPCTGYAVLALPAQVVARWAPGGSVVDHLGPERCRLTLGAWSWAGVAGILATFDTPLTEVEPAALRTACHDLAQRYLSIS is encoded by the coding sequence GTGGCCACTACTCCAGTCAGGCTGTCCCAAAGGGCGACACCGGACGGCGGCTACCTGCTGGGGACCGGGCACACTCTGCCGCCGCTGCTGTTCGATCACGAGCAAGCGCTGGCGGTCGCGGTCGCCCTGCAAACTGCGCCGAGTACGACGTACGGACTGCAGGACGACACCGCACGGGCGCTCGCCACCGTCACCCAGGCGATGCCGCTGACTCTGCGCGCGGCGATGGAGTCCCTGCGACTGACCCGCCTGCAGAACTACTGGGAGTTCCCCGCGCCACCGATCGACTCGGCCGCTCTCAGCGTGATCGGCACCGCCGTCCGCTTCCGCCACCTCCTGCTCGCGGAGTTCCTCCACCCGGACGGCACCCGCCCGGACTTCGCTCCGGTCCACCGCCTCGAACCGCACCACCTCGTCGTCTGGGCCGGCCGCTGGTACGTCGTCGCGTACGACCTCACCGTGAGCCGCTGGCGCGTTCACCGCATCGACCGCCTGCACCCGCGCCCCACCACCACGCCGTTCGGCCCGCGCGTTCTCCCGGGCGAAGACCTCACCGAGTTCGTCACCAGCAGCCATGACCGCGGCGACCACGCGGCTGACTGGCCCTGCACGGGGTACGCCGTACTCGCCCTGCCCGCGCAGGTCGTCGCACGCTGGGCGCCGGGCGGCTCGGTCGTCGACCACCTCGGTCCTGAGCGTTGCCGGCTGACCCTCGGCGCCTGGTCCTGGGCGGGCGTCGCCGGAATCCTCGCCACTTTCGACACCCCGCTGACCGAGGTCGAGCCCGCCGCCCTCCGCACGGCGTGCCACGACCTCGCCCAGCGCTATCTGTCCATCAGCTGA
- a CDS encoding MOSC and FAD-binding oxidoreductase domain-containing protein, whose product MATLVSLNVGMPKNVEWQGKTVWTGVWKSAVEGPRMVRRLNVDGDGQGDLGGHGGEIRAVLAYQVDSYRHWQEHFGRDDFAYGAFGENFTVDGLPDHEVCIGDRYRIGTAEFEVTQPRVTCYRVGMRMGEPELPSLLVGHRRPGFYLRVITEGMVEAGDEIVRTRVGPEALTVADVDGLLYLPNRDEEKLRATLRIPALSPGWQQSFRELVDKTDEASGEAAADGVARPGWTGFRPLEVQQVVRENQSVVSVLLSGDNLPPYQAGQYLTVRVPGPAVRSYSLSSAPGGTAYRISVKRDGLASSYIHEQLTAGMTLDVAAPRGDFVLEDDDGPVLLVSGGIGITPVLAMLHTLATDGKARPVWWIHVTRDPAFTSEVDGLLDALPEMHRYVYTHGRPTPDELRALGIPKDATAYICGPAAFMDDLRELLADSGIAPDHIHTELFGTLPPINPGLIGQTVVPPHAPAGEPGTGPLITFARSGLSVPWSEQYGSLLELAEACDVPARWSCRTGVCHTCVTDLVAGDVAYSPDPLEPAAPGQVLPCCARPADDVVIDL is encoded by the coding sequence ATGGCAACGCTCGTCTCACTCAACGTGGGGATGCCGAAGAACGTCGAGTGGCAGGGCAAGACCGTCTGGACCGGTGTCTGGAAGTCGGCCGTCGAGGGCCCGCGGATGGTCCGCCGGCTGAACGTCGACGGCGACGGCCAGGGCGATCTCGGCGGCCACGGCGGCGAGATCCGCGCCGTACTGGCCTACCAGGTCGACTCGTACCGGCACTGGCAGGAGCACTTCGGCCGCGACGACTTCGCGTACGGCGCCTTCGGGGAGAACTTCACCGTCGACGGGCTGCCCGACCACGAGGTCTGCATCGGCGACCGGTACCGGATCGGCACGGCGGAGTTCGAGGTCACGCAGCCGCGCGTCACGTGCTACCGCGTGGGGATGCGGATGGGCGAGCCCGAGCTCCCGTCGTTGCTGGTCGGGCATCGCCGGCCGGGCTTCTACCTGCGCGTGATCACCGAGGGCATGGTCGAGGCCGGCGACGAGATCGTCCGGACACGGGTCGGCCCCGAGGCCCTGACGGTCGCGGACGTCGATGGCCTGCTGTACCTGCCGAACCGCGACGAGGAGAAGCTCCGCGCGACACTGCGGATCCCGGCGCTGAGCCCCGGCTGGCAGCAGTCCTTCCGCGAACTGGTGGACAAGACCGACGAAGCGAGCGGCGAGGCGGCTGCGGACGGTGTGGCCCGACCTGGCTGGACCGGCTTCCGCCCGCTCGAGGTCCAACAAGTAGTGCGCGAAAATCAGTCTGTCGTCTCCGTCCTGCTCAGCGGCGACAACCTCCCGCCGTACCAAGCCGGCCAGTACCTGACCGTCCGAGTCCCAGGCCCGGCCGTGCGGAGCTACTCGTTGTCCTCAGCACCCGGCGGTACGGCGTACCGCATCAGCGTGAAACGCGACGGCCTCGCCAGCAGCTACATCCACGAGCAACTGACCGCGGGAATGACGCTCGACGTGGCGGCGCCGCGCGGCGACTTCGTGCTCGAGGACGACGACGGCCCGGTTCTGCTGGTCTCCGGCGGCATCGGGATCACCCCGGTGCTGGCGATGCTGCACACCCTCGCGACTGACGGGAAGGCCCGCCCGGTCTGGTGGATCCACGTGACCCGCGACCCCGCGTTCACCAGCGAGGTCGACGGCCTGCTGGACGCGCTCCCCGAGATGCACCGGTACGTCTACACCCACGGCCGCCCGACGCCCGACGAGCTGCGCGCGCTCGGCATACCGAAGGACGCGACGGCGTACATCTGCGGTCCGGCCGCGTTCATGGACGACCTCCGCGAACTCCTCGCCGACTCGGGCATCGCGCCCGACCACATCCACACCGAGCTGTTCGGCACGCTGCCGCCGATCAACCCGGGCCTGATCGGACAGACCGTCGTACCGCCACACGCTCCCGCCGGCGAGCCAGGGACCGGCCCGCTGATCACCTTCGCCCGCAGCGGGTTGTCGGTGCCCTGGTCCGAGCAGTACGGCTCGCTGCTGGAGCTGGCCGAGGCGTGCGACGTACCGGCACGCTGGTCGTGCCGGACCGGCGTCTGCCACACCTGCGTGACCGATCTGGTCGCAGGCGACGTCGCCTACTCCCCCGACCCGCTGGAGCCGGCAGCCCCCGGCCAGGTGCTCCCGTGCTGTGCCCGACCGGCCGACGACGTGGTGATCGACCTGTAG
- a CDS encoding pyridoxamine 5'-phosphate oxidase family protein produces MKTIGFHDGELAVQRKAGVEYDASRLEGMLRPPLLDGGAAKFLAQREFAVITARDTDGRLWTSPLHGPRGFLDASGTALTVHAAPPAGDPLHLMPADQSAGLIVIEFAIRRRFRVNGTLTVSTADTLELTADQAYGNCPQYIHPRPLPPATVAPAIQVADGLLGRELIERSDTFFLGTTHAERGADSSHKGGTVHLDGDELWWADQPGNNMFNSLGNLAIDPTASLLFVDFATGASLHLSGTASIDWDAPTETGRAVRFVTDRSVLTGSVVTAGGS; encoded by the coding sequence GTGAAGACCATCGGCTTCCACGACGGTGAACTGGCCGTCCAGCGCAAGGCCGGAGTCGAGTACGACGCGTCCCGCCTGGAAGGCATGCTGCGTCCGCCTCTGCTCGACGGCGGCGCGGCGAAGTTCCTGGCCCAGCGCGAGTTCGCCGTGATCACCGCGCGCGACACCGACGGACGCCTGTGGACCTCGCCGCTGCACGGGCCGAGAGGCTTCCTCGACGCGAGCGGTACGGCGCTGACCGTGCACGCGGCGCCGCCTGCCGGCGACCCGCTGCACCTGATGCCGGCCGACCAGTCCGCCGGGCTGATCGTGATCGAGTTCGCGATCCGCCGCCGCTTCCGCGTGAACGGCACGCTGACCGTCAGTACGGCGGACACGCTGGAGCTGACCGCCGACCAGGCCTACGGCAACTGCCCGCAGTACATCCATCCCAGGCCGTTGCCGCCAGCAACTGTTGCCCCGGCGATCCAGGTCGCGGACGGTCTGCTCGGGCGCGAGCTGATCGAGCGGTCCGACACCTTCTTCCTCGGGACGACGCACGCCGAGCGCGGCGCCGACAGCTCACACAAGGGCGGCACGGTGCACCTGGACGGCGACGAGTTGTGGTGGGCCGACCAGCCGGGCAACAACATGTTCAACAGCCTCGGCAACCTGGCGATCGACCCGACGGCGTCGCTGCTCTTCGTCGACTTCGCGACCGGGGCCTCGCTGCACCTGTCCGGGACGGCATCGATCGACTGGGACGCCCCCACCGAGACCGGTCGCGCCGTTCGCTTCGTGACGGACAGGTCGGTGCTGACCGGGTCCGTCGTGACCGCTGGAGGATCGTGA
- a CDS encoding dihydrofolate reductase family protein, translated as MTQRRVVAWTSVSLDGYTSGPNGPQHDSWLYEHAMKPQTLAYFESVWRGATTALLGRTNYVGFHSVWPGITADPQTDERTRAIGRWLNDVEKIAFSRTLEKAEWNNSRISDDLEGTVRELKAQDGGDIMIVNSVSIIQQLLAADLVDDLRFAIVPAMVGGGLRLFGEGLPESRWALAETTALEHGAVGLHYRSV; from the coding sequence ATGACACAACGCAGAGTGGTCGCCTGGACGAGTGTCTCCCTGGACGGGTACACCAGTGGGCCGAACGGTCCCCAGCACGATTCCTGGCTGTACGAGCACGCGATGAAACCGCAGACGCTGGCCTACTTCGAGTCGGTCTGGCGTGGGGCCACCACGGCCCTGCTCGGGCGGACGAACTACGTCGGCTTCCACAGTGTCTGGCCCGGGATCACCGCCGATCCGCAGACCGACGAACGGACCCGGGCCATCGGCCGGTGGCTGAACGACGTGGAGAAGATCGCCTTCTCACGGACGCTGGAGAAGGCGGAGTGGAACAACTCGCGGATCTCCGACGACCTGGAGGGCACGGTCCGCGAGCTGAAGGCCCAGGACGGTGGCGACATCATGATCGTCAACAGCGTCAGCATCATCCAGCAGCTGCTGGCCGCCGACCTGGTCGACGACCTCCGGTTCGCGATCGTGCCGGCGATGGTCGGTGGGGGGCTGCGGCTGTTCGGCGAAGGACTGCCGGAGTCGCGCTGGGCGCTGGCCGAGACGACCGCGCTCGAGCACGGCGCGGTCGGGCTGCACTACCGGTCAGTGTGA